A DNA window from Rossellomorea marisflavi contains the following coding sequences:
- a CDS encoding thioesterase family protein: MKSGLTVGHTLEIIIDVTPDMHASFEGEVVHPVYSTVQMVYHMEWASRQIILPFLEEEEEGMGAEVKVMHRSPARTGTRLSITATVTRMNERGIWTEIMIRRKETDSIVGEGEVRQVVLPKQTIAERIGTD; the protein is encoded by the coding sequence TCCGGATTGACTGTTGGGCACACGCTTGAAATCATCATTGATGTGACACCCGATATGCACGCAAGCTTTGAAGGGGAAGTGGTCCACCCGGTCTATTCCACCGTCCAAATGGTCTATCACATGGAATGGGCATCCCGTCAAATCATCCTTCCTTTCCTGGAAGAAGAGGAAGAAGGGATGGGTGCCGAAGTAAAGGTGATGCATCGTTCACCAGCACGGACGGGAACCCGGTTGAGCATCACGGCCACCGTGACCCGAATGAATGAAAGAGGCATTTGGACGGAGATCATGATCCGACGGAAGGAAACGGACTCCATTGTAGGAGAAGGGGAAGTAAGGCAGGTTGTGCTTCCGAAACAAACAATCGCTGAACGTATCGGGACTGATTGA